A genomic region of Paroedura picta isolate Pp20150507F chromosome 4, Ppicta_v3.0, whole genome shotgun sequence contains the following coding sequences:
- the MANBAL gene encoding protein MANBAL, which translates to MAAELDFTPPEIPEPTLMENILHYGLFFGAIFQLICVLAIILPIPKSHKTDTEGFESKSSEVVKKNKAAATSASKKPKKETKKKR; encoded by the exons ATGGCTGCTGAGCTGGACTTCACACCTCCAGAAATCCCAGAGCCGACACTCATGGAGAACATCCTACACTACGGCCTATTCTTTGGAGCCATTTTCCAGCTCATCTGTGTATTGGCTATCATCCTTCCCATTCCAAAGTCACATAAAACC GATACAGAAGGCTTTGAATCGAAAAGCTCAGAAGTGGTGAAAAAAAACAAAGCTGCTGCTACATCAGCAAGCAAGAaaccaaagaaagaaacaaagaagaaacGATAA